A single region of the Neodiprion pinetum isolate iyNeoPine1 chromosome 5, iyNeoPine1.2, whole genome shotgun sequence genome encodes:
- the LOC138191067 gene encoding uncharacterized protein, with amino-acid sequence MLSQMMFELCEETALLLFPWVFVDEEGNPRDKKNAPPYVELVTDLFEQCFDVVEEVQIQLTEDIIKDMFTESNFEITEDIIFGLTEGKCMIMRLKGRPPHPDWPVKYPVECPDESTDCPVRVINDVEKYLSKIIYDEPPPLIHGAGALLPPTRTSYEIKDFASRHVHVHEPDPEVEDDVKRTYPAVWVPPQVNFPVVCPRIDGGGSFNVQFFRPEARSTSSRPYFRSTWRAIIRTKRRHHRYRSASSNTNPRGSRNSRRLFRITLRPSNASVYLKWTIHRWRSGLPRRLKASRKRFTLFRFT; translated from the exons ATGCTGAGTCAGATGATGTTCGAACTCTGTGAGGAAACCGCCCTGCTCCTGTTTCCTTGGGTCTTCGTAGACGAGGAGGGCAATCCCAGGGACAAAAAGAACGCACCACCCTACGTGGAACTCGTTACCGATTTATTCGAGCAGTGCTTCGACGTCGTCGAGGAAGTACAAATCCAACTGACCGAGGACATCATCAAGGATATGTTCACCGAGAGCAATTTCGAAATCACCGAGGACATCATCTTCG GCTTAACCGAGGGTAAGTGCATGATCATGAGGCTGAAGGGCAGACCACCGCACCCTGATTGGCCGGTTAAATATCCCGTTGAGTGTCCCGACGAATCGACCGATTGTCCAGTCCGAGTAATAAACGACGTGGAGAAGTACTTGTCGAAGATAATCTACGACGAACCTCCACCTCTGATCCACGGTGCTGGAGCTCTGCTTCCACCGACCAGAACCTCCTACGAAATCAAGGACTTTGCCAGCCGGCACGTTCATGTTCATGAACCGGACCCCGAGGTGGAGGACGACGTGAAACGGACTTACCCAGCAGTCTGGGTTCCTCCTCAAGTAAACTTTCCGGTTGTTTGTCCAAGGATTGACGGTGGAGGTTCGTTTAATGTGCAATTTTTCAGGCCAGAAGCAAGGTCCACGTCTTCAAGACCATATTTCCGCAGTACATGGAGAGCTATCATCCGTACGAAGAGACGCCACCACCGCTACCGAAGTGCTTCTTCAAATACAAATCCCAGAGGATCAAGGAACTCGCGGAGGCTCTTTCGAATCACGCTGAGGCCGTCGAACGCTTCGGTGTATTTGAAATGGACAATCCACCGATGGCGAAGCGGATTGCCTCGTCGCTTGAAAGCTTCGAGAAAAAGGTTCACCTTGTTCAGATTTACATAA